Genomic window (Pseudovibrio brasiliensis):
CAGCAAGGCGAATGAGGCTCGCTCCCTTCTTTTTCAAAAGCTCCTGAGACAGCGTATAAGCCGCGTTGTCCTGCTCCGGCCACGAACACAATGCAACAATCGCCCGCTCAACAGGCCGCTGATGCGAACTGAAGTCTCCGACGCCCTTTGGGGCGGGCTGAGCAAACGGATCATTCTCACAGTCCCACAACAACGTCGCCACGCTCTCCAGCGTCCCCGCCTTCGCCAACTCAAGCGCAGACTGTCCCCGGTAGTAGTGCCCATCTTCAGTCAGAAGGGTAAGCTTCGTCTCCAACACGCCCTTGGCCGCTGCACTGCGGGATTGCCCTTCCTTATCTTCCACGCCCTCACCAGCCCGGCGGCTTCTCAGGAAGCGGATGTCAGAAGCATCATAAAGCCGGGTGCGCCCCGGCCCTTGAACTGAGCGAACAAGCCCACGGCTCACATAGGCGTAAAGCGTAGCTGGGCGCACACCCAACTCATTAGCAGCTTCTTTTGCGGAAAGATAAATAACCTCAGACATGGCGCACCTATTACATGATCAACATTGATCATACGAATAAGACGCGCGCGCGCAACAGTTACGGAGAGCCTATCTGAAACGTCAGTTGTCCTCAGGCGTATTAGCAGCGACAGCCGCTGCAATCAGGTCCTTGCCAATCTGATCCTCAAAGTCACCCCACACAGGCCGCATCACATCCACCCATTGCTGGCGCTGCTCAGGTGCCAGCTCGCGCACGGTGTAACCTGCATCAACAATCCGTTGACGGTTCTCTTCGCTGGTCTGGGCCGCTTGCGCATTGGCCTTCACCAATGTTTCCCGGAAGATCGTCAGAAACTGATCCTGCAAATCAGGCTCAAGGCTCTCCAACCATTCCTTGGGTGCGAACACCACATAAGCCAGCAGTTGATGATTGGTCTCGGTGATCCCGTTCTGGACCTCATAGAAGCGTGACGTGAAGATGTTGGACCAGCTGTTCTCCTGCCCATCGACAACACCCAGCTGTAACGCTCCGTAGACTTCCTTGAACGCAAGCTTCTGAGCACTCGCCCCCATCGCTTCAATCATCGCCACCGCCACATCAGAGTTCTGCACGCGGAATTTCAGGCCCGCCCCATCAGAAGGAACGAGCAACGGCTTGTCTGCTGAAAAGTGCTTCAGGCCATCAAAGAGATACCCAAGTCCCACAACCCCAAAGTCAGACATCACATCAAGCAGCTCCTGCCCTTGCTCGCTGGCAGTAAACCGCTGCACCGCATCCATATCCTCAAACAGGAAAGGCAGATCAAAGAGCCGATACTTGTTGGTGTAAACTTCCAGCTTTGAAAGAGAAGGCGCCGCCAGCTGGACATCACCCAGGATCAGGGCTTCCATCACCTTTTCATCATCATAAAGCTGGGAAAAGGGAAACACCTGCATGCACGCCCTGCCGTTCATCTCGGAGTTCACCCGTTCCGCCAGCATGCGCGCAAAGTCCCCCTTAGGATGGCCTCTCGGCGGCACAACATGGCTGAACTTGATGACAACTTCGCCAAGCTTACACTCAATCTGGGCGAACGCAGGTGAAGCAAAAGCAACGCCCAGAGCGAAAATGATAGAAATGATCGCTCTCTTCATCGGCTCCTCACGCAAACATTGGGGAACCTCTATTGTCGCATTTTACCCCGAAAATCAGCCTAAGCTAATTCGGCGAATTTGCAGCAAATCAGTGGAGATTCAAAAAAGCCGGAGCAAATGCCCCGGCTTTTCAATGAACTCATCAGCTCCGCTATTTGACGATGACCTCTGGCCCCATCATGTAGGTTGGCAGCGCCGTGGAGAGCCACGGTAAGTACGTGACCATCACCAAGAACACCAGCAGAACCATCACAAACGGTGCAGCAGCACGCACCACCTGCACCAGACTCATGCCCGTTATGCCCGACGTCACAAACAGATTCAGTCCGATTGGCGGCGTAATCATGCCGATCTCCATGTTCACCACCATGATGATACCGAGGTGGATTGGATCAACACCCAGCTCAATCGCAATCGGGAACACCACAGGCGCCACAATCAGCAGCAGGCCGGACGGTTCCATGAACTGGCCACCGATCAGCAGGATGATGTTCACTGCAATCAGGAAGGTGAACCAGTTGAAGCCAGCACCAATCATCCAGTCAGTGATGATCTGCGGAATACGTTCAGCGGTCAGCGTATGCGCAAAGAGCAGCGCGTTCACGATGATGAACATCAGCATGATCGTGGTTTTACCACTCTCAACCAGCACCTTGCGGGTGTCGCGGTGGAAGAACGCAGGGAAGAAGTAAAGAACCAGCAGACCAATGTTACGGCCAACAGCTTCAATCAGGTTCTCGCCCGGCTTACGCCACTTCTTATCCTTCAGCGGCCCCATATCACGGTAGATGAACAGAGCAATCAGACACGCATAAACAGCAGCCACAGCAGCAGCTTCAGTCGGCGTGAACACACCAG
Coding sequences:
- a CDS encoding DctP family TRAP transporter solute-binding subunit encodes the protein MKRAIISIIFALGVAFASPAFAQIECKLGEVVIKFSHVVPPRGHPKGDFARMLAERVNSEMNGRACMQVFPFSQLYDDEKVMEALILGDVQLAAPSLSKLEVYTNKYRLFDLPFLFEDMDAVQRFTASEQGQELLDVMSDFGVVGLGYLFDGLKHFSADKPLLVPSDGAGLKFRVQNSDVAVAMIEAMGASAQKLAFKEVYGALQLGVVDGQENSWSNIFTSRFYEVQNGITETNHQLLAYVVFAPKEWLESLEPDLQDQFLTIFRETLVKANAQAAQTSEENRQRIVDAGYTVRELAPEQRQQWVDVMRPVWGDFEDQIGKDLIAAAVAANTPEDN
- a CDS encoding TRAP transporter large permease encodes the protein METAVLFLLLFGLLLIGAPIAIALGLSSVLYIALFSHDSMSSVTIQMFNASQNFTLLAIPFFILASSFMSTGGVARRIVNFAVATVGWVRGGLAMAGVLACMIFAALSGSSPATVVAIGTIAIAAMRQAGYSKEFAAGIIANAGTLGILIPPSIVMVVYAAATNVSVGRMFLAGVIPGIVAGLMLMVTIYFIARKKNLAALPFPSMKVLWTTFAEAAFGMFLIVIILGGIYAGVFTPTEAAAVAAVYACLIALFIYRDMGPLKDKKWRKPGENLIEAVGRNIGLLVLYFFPAFFHRDTRKVLVESGKTTIMLMFIIVNALLFAHTLTAERIPQIITDWMIGAGFNWFTFLIAVNIILLIGGQFMEPSGLLLIVAPVVFPIAIELGVDPIHLGIIMVVNMEIGMITPPIGLNLFVTSGITGMSLVQVVRAAAPFVMVLLVFLVMVTYLPWLSTALPTYMMGPEVIVK